From Solibacillus isronensis, a single genomic window includes:
- a CDS encoding CPBP family intramembrane glutamic endopeptidase, producing the protein MTSRSSDKFKTQKTAFYVLLTYIICQLSVLLLIFIPGLKDSLLQLFPGISEQDKLIKLSAWWSTVSFAVAFIVSFILISRNKQFWEVFKGEKVSIGASIGWGIIGFFLVFLGQTIGAYIELALGIDMGSENTEAIMGVTKVAPIMILATVFLGPILEELVFRRVIFGSIIQNYNFWIASIISAIVFAAIHMDFTHILLYTICGMIFAFLYHKTKRLLTPIIAHILLNGFVTFIQMNADKFQI; encoded by the coding sequence GTGACTTCCCGTTCATCAGATAAGTTCAAAACGCAGAAGACCGCATTTTATGTGTTACTAACTTATATCATCTGTCAGTTATCAGTCTTATTACTTATATTCATTCCCGGCTTAAAAGATTCCCTTTTACAATTATTTCCTGGTATATCTGAGCAGGATAAACTTATAAAATTATCTGCTTGGTGGTCAACTGTATCATTTGCGGTTGCCTTTATTGTGAGTTTTATATTAATCTCCCGCAATAAGCAATTCTGGGAAGTGTTTAAAGGAGAAAAAGTATCAATTGGAGCTTCTATCGGTTGGGGGATCATCGGTTTCTTCCTAGTCTTTTTAGGGCAGACAATCGGCGCCTACATCGAGCTCGCACTTGGAATTGATATGGGCTCGGAAAATACGGAAGCAATTATGGGGGTCACAAAGGTAGCACCGATTATGATCCTTGCTACTGTCTTTTTAGGACCGATTTTGGAAGAGCTTGTATTCCGCCGTGTTATTTTCGGATCGATTATTCAAAACTATAATTTCTGGATTGCGAGCATAATTAGTGCAATTGTATTCGCTGCGATCCATATGGATTTTACGCACATTTTATTGTATACAATATGCGGTATGATCTTCGCATTTTTATACCATAAAACAAAGCGTCTTCTCACACCGATTATCGCCCATATTCTATTGAATGGTTTCGTCACATTTATCCAAATGAATGCCGATAAGTTTCAAATATAA
- the groES gene encoding co-chaperone GroES, protein MLRPLGDRIIIELVEVEEKTAFGIVLPDSAKEKPQTGKVVAVGTGRVLDNGTRLELDVKEGDEIIFSKFSGTEVKYDGVEYLILRESDVLAIVG, encoded by the coding sequence TTGTTAAGACCATTAGGAGATCGCATCATTATCGAACTTGTTGAGGTAGAGGAAAAAACAGCATTTGGTATTGTTTTACCCGACTCAGCAAAAGAAAAACCACAAACAGGTAAAGTTGTGGCAGTAGGTACAGGTCGTGTTCTTGACAACGGCACTCGTCTTGAGCTTGACGTAAAAGAAGGCGACGAAATTATCTTCTCTAAATTCTCTGGTACGGAAGTTAAGTACGACGGCGTAGAATATTTAATCCTACGTGAGAGCGATGTACTTGCAATTGTCGGATAA